The Caulobacter sp. FWC26 genome contains a region encoding:
- a CDS encoding helix-turn-helix transcriptional regulator, producing the protein MSDALDRTLAALADPHRRRAVDLLRERPRRAGELADSLGLSAPAMSRHLRALRQSGLVEESHPEFDARVRLYRLRPGPMAELKAWLEAAENHWADQLSALKNHVEAKRS; encoded by the coding sequence ATGAGCGACGCGCTAGATCGCACCCTGGCCGCCCTGGCCGACCCGCATCGCCGGCGCGCGGTGGATCTGCTGCGCGAGCGACCGCGGCGGGCGGGAGAGCTGGCCGACAGCCTGGGTCTCAGCGCGCCCGCCATGAGCCGTCATCTACGGGCCCTGCGTCAGTCGGGCCTGGTGGAGGAGAGCCACCCCGAGTTCGACGCCCGGGTGCGGCTGTATCGACTGAGGCCTGGGCCTATGGCCGAGCTGAAGGCCTGGCTTGAGGCGGCCGAAAATCACTGGGCCGATCAGCTCTCGGCGCTCAAGAACCATGTGGAGGCCAAGCGCTCGTGA
- a CDS encoding VOC family protein yields the protein MSNSPGLVSAVTYRDPKAALAWLEAAFGFELTFLIEGEDSSVAHAEMTHGASRLMVGGEWSPAHASPASMGGKVTQTVHIYIDGDVDAHCRRAADAGAEILQAPETQFYGARTYRCRDLEGHLWTVSADVEVVSMDEMETRSGLKITVGKP from the coding sequence ATGTCCAATTCCCCCGGCCTGGTTTCGGCTGTCACTTACCGTGATCCGAAGGCGGCTCTGGCCTGGCTGGAAGCCGCCTTCGGTTTCGAGCTGACTTTTCTGATCGAAGGCGAGGACTCCAGCGTCGCCCACGCCGAGATGACCCACGGCGCCTCGCGCCTGATGGTCGGCGGCGAATGGAGCCCCGCCCATGCCAGCCCGGCCTCGATGGGCGGCAAGGTCACTCAGACGGTGCACATCTATATCGACGGCGACGTCGACGCTCATTGCCGACGGGCCGCAGACGCCGGCGCGGAGATTCTCCAGGCTCCGGAAACCCAGTTTTACGGCGCGCGCACCTATCGCTGTCGCGACTTGGAGGGCCATCTCTGGACGGTCTCGGCCGATGTCGAGGTAGTCTCGATGGATGAGATGGAGACGCGCAGCGGCCTTAAGATCACGGTCGGCAAGCCTTGA
- a CDS encoding SRPBCC domain-containing protein — protein sequence MSSRILVSLRIAAPPEVVFDSFVDDIGLWWRPNTLFSFTPRSPGVMAFENGRLVERLPNGKVFEVGAVSVWERGERLVFGWRQAAFAPDMNTEVEVRFDAVGDETRVTVEHRGWDSVPGPHVARHGFPNTVFLARHGEWWRDLLAGLAARANSVHLGAGDKGRS from the coding sequence GTGAGCTCGCGGATTCTGGTCTCCCTGCGCATCGCAGCGCCGCCCGAGGTGGTGTTCGACTCCTTTGTCGACGACATCGGGCTTTGGTGGCGACCCAACACCCTGTTCTCGTTCACGCCACGCTCACCCGGCGTGATGGCGTTCGAGAACGGCCGTCTGGTTGAGCGCCTGCCCAACGGCAAGGTCTTTGAGGTCGGCGCCGTCAGCGTCTGGGAGCGCGGCGAGCGGCTGGTGTTCGGCTGGCGGCAGGCCGCTTTCGCGCCGGACATGAACACCGAGGTCGAGGTCCGCTTCGACGCGGTTGGCGACGAGACCCGCGTCACTGTCGAGCATCGTGGCTGGGACAGCGTTCCTGGCCCTCATGTGGCGCGGCACGGCTTTCCAAACACGGTGTTTCTGGCGCGACACGGCGAATGGTGGCGCGACCTTCTCGCCGGGCTTGCGGCGCGGGCGAACAGCGTCCACCTAGGGGCGGGCGACAAGGGGCGGTCATGA
- a CDS encoding TCR/Tet family MFS transporter gives MNTTITGGRRQAALGFIFVTAILDVLSLGVMIPVLPNLVKAFGGGDTASAADWNVLFATTWGVMQFFCSPILGLMSDRFGRRPVILTSIFGLGVDFLFMAFAPNLWWLFIGRIFNGMTAASFSTASAYVADVTTPENRAKGFGLMGAAFGIGFTFGPALGGWLWEFDHRAPFLVCAALALTNWLYGFFVLPESLPPERRQPRFDWKKANPVGSLQLLRHHPGLMGLAGVGFLFQLAHNVLPSVFVLYMGFRYGWSPQTIGLTLMASGIASILIQAFVVGPAVKRFGERGVLMIGLFAGFLGFSIYAFAPTGLLYLAGLPIFTFSGLIQPGLQGLMTRRVGPNEQGQLQGANAAMMGIASIIGPPLFLIPFAFAVRHDATLHIPGLPILIAAALMLAATILAYAKAKPAPAPEPQAA, from the coding sequence ATGAACACCACGATCACGGGCGGGCGGCGTCAGGCCGCCCTGGGCTTTATCTTCGTCACCGCGATCCTGGACGTTCTGTCCCTCGGCGTGATGATCCCGGTGCTGCCGAACCTGGTGAAGGCGTTTGGCGGCGGCGACACCGCCTCTGCCGCAGACTGGAACGTGCTGTTCGCCACGACCTGGGGTGTGATGCAGTTCTTCTGCTCGCCGATCCTGGGCCTGATGTCGGACCGCTTCGGCCGCCGACCGGTGATCCTGACCTCGATCTTCGGCCTTGGCGTCGACTTCCTGTTCATGGCCTTCGCGCCGAACCTCTGGTGGCTGTTCATCGGCCGGATCTTTAACGGCATGACGGCCGCCAGCTTCTCGACGGCCAGCGCCTATGTCGCCGATGTCACCACGCCGGAGAACCGCGCCAAGGGCTTTGGCCTGATGGGCGCGGCGTTCGGCATCGGCTTCACCTTCGGTCCCGCCCTTGGCGGCTGGCTCTGGGAATTCGATCACCGGGCGCCGTTCCTGGTGTGCGCGGCCCTGGCCCTGACCAACTGGTTGTACGGCTTCTTCGTCCTGCCCGAGTCGCTGCCGCCCGAGCGGCGCCAACCGCGGTTCGACTGGAAGAAGGCCAATCCGGTCGGCTCGCTGCAGCTGCTGCGACACCATCCGGGTCTGATGGGCCTGGCGGGCGTGGGCTTCCTGTTCCAGCTGGCGCACAACGTGCTGCCCAGCGTCTTCGTTCTGTACATGGGCTTCCGCTATGGCTGGAGCCCGCAGACGATCGGCCTGACGTTGATGGCCAGCGGCATCGCCAGCATCCTGATTCAGGCTTTCGTCGTCGGTCCGGCGGTCAAGCGGTTCGGCGAGCGCGGCGTGCTGATGATCGGCCTGTTCGCCGGCTTTTTGGGTTTCTCGATCTACGCCTTCGCGCCGACTGGGCTGCTGTATCTGGCCGGACTGCCGATCTTCACCTTCTCGGGCCTGATCCAACCCGGCTTGCAAGGCCTGATGACCCGCCGTGTCGGGCCCAACGAGCAGGGCCAGCTGCAAGGCGCGAACGCGGCCATGATGGGCATCGCCTCGATCATCGGTCCGCCGCTGTTCCTGATCCCGTTCGCCTTCGCGGTTCGGCATGACGCGACGCTGCACATCCCCGGTCTGCCGATCCTGATCGCGGCGGCCTTGATGCTGGCGGCGACCATCCTAGCTTATGCCAAGGCCAAGCCTGCCCCAGCGCCGGAACCCCAGGCGGCCTGA
- a CDS encoding MmcQ/YjbR family DNA-binding protein, with protein sequence MISPDDFRRLALALPRAVESSHMGTVDFRCGKIFATLGNPDAAWAMVKLTPDQQEARVAALPDVFVPVPGGWGRGGATRLRLSACDEATARGALLDAWRNVAPKTLLDAAP encoded by the coding sequence TTGATCTCGCCGGACGATTTCCGGCGCCTGGCCCTGGCCCTGCCTCGGGCGGTCGAGTCGTCGCATATGGGCACGGTCGACTTCCGGTGCGGGAAGATCTTCGCGACCCTGGGCAATCCGGATGCGGCCTGGGCCATGGTCAAGCTGACGCCCGACCAGCAGGAGGCGCGGGTCGCGGCCTTGCCTGACGTGTTTGTTCCCGTGCCAGGCGGCTGGGGAAGGGGCGGGGCGACGCGGTTGCGTCTGTCGGCGTGCGATGAGGCGACGGCGCGCGGGGCCTTGCTCGACGCCTGGCGCAACGTCGCGCCGAAGACGTTGCTGGACGCCGCGCCATGA